CGGGGATGTCCAGGTCGTAGCGCACCTTGAGGATGGTCATCTCCGTCACCGAGCCGTCCTGGAGCCCCGTCATCTCGTAGCGGTAGGGGGTCGCCACGCCGTCCACGGTGCGGACGTCGCTCAGGATGAAGCGCTTCAAGAGCTCGCCCGAGGAGTCGTAGTAATCCGTCCTCAGGGGCAGCCAGTCGCCCGAATCCACCCAGCACTCCAGCCTGGAGTAGGCGCTCGAGGAGCCGAGGGGCTCGAGCTCCAGGAGGCGGCACTCAGCCCCGGCGTAGGTCACGGTGCGCAGGAGCGAGGCGGAGTAGCTGTCGGCATAGTTGGCGCTCACCGCCAGGTCCTCGTAGGTCATGTTGGAGCCCATGACGCTGCGGTGGCGGGCGTTGGCGGCTATCTGCCGCGTCCGGTCGGTGTCGGCGAAGTAGGCCCAGATGTCGTCGCCGTAGTCCAGCATGAGGTACGTCGTCCCGGCCACACTCGCGGGCTTCAGGTAGCGCATGAGCTGCAGCTCGTTGCCGTTCTTGGAATAACTCTCGATGGTGAAGGTGCGCGTCTCGCCCTCGGGCGTGGTGATGACCTCCTGGGCCACGCTCCACATGGCGTCCACGCTGAACGCCTCGTCTATATTGCCCAGGATTTCCGCGCCGGTGAGCTCCGCCGCCGCGGGGACGACGAGGACGAGCGCGAGAACGAGCGGGATGAGCCGGTGCATGGCGATTCCCCCGTGGTGGTTTCCCAGATTATAGCAGGAACGCGGCCGCCGGTCATTTTCGAACGGTGAAACCGACCCCGCGCCGGGGGTATCAAAGGGGGTGAAAGGCAGAACGAGAAATTAGAGGAGGGAAAATGAAAAGTCTGTTCATCATGCTGGCGATAGAGCCCCGCGAGCGCAGATTCCGCATCCGTCGTTAAGGCTCCCCGGCGGAAATACAAAAGAGCGGTCGCCGGACCGCTTTTGTCTTGCCTTCGCGCCGGAAGGGTGTATATTAAGTGCGTGCTGATTCCCCTTCCCAGGTTTAACCGTTCAAGTGGATTGAAACGTATTTAAGTGAAATGAGGCTACGATGAAGAGGCTTTTTTGCGTGGTTTTCGCGCTGGCGCTGGCCGGGGCGGCCTCCGCCGGCGAGTGGCACTTCGAGATTGTGGA
This genomic interval from bacterium contains the following:
- a CDS encoding outer membrane lipoprotein-sorting protein encodes the protein MHRLIPLVLALVLVVPAAAELTGAEILGNIDEAFSVDAMWSVAQEVITTPEGETRTFTIESYSKNGNELQLMRYLKPASVAGTTYLMLDYGDDIWAYFADTDRTRQIAANARHRSVMGSNMTYEDLAVSANYADSYSASLLRTVTYAGAECRLLELEPLGSSSAYSRLECWVDSGDWLPLRTDYYDSSGELLKRFILSDVRTVDGVATPYRYEMTGLQDGSVTEMTILKVRYDLDIPDSLFSVSSLGK